The sequence ACAGGTGCTCATAGATACATTAGTAAGCAAAGAATGTTTAGAGTTAAATGTGGCAGATCGATTTTCTCAGATACTTTCTGAATGTTCATGTTCTTTACTAGGAGTTTCTTCATTAGGAATCGAATCTGTTTCTTCAACATTAAAGAGTCTAAAAGAATGCGGTATAGAATTGTATTCGCGAGCATTTCCTACAGAAGACTTTTTTTTGGAAACCACACAGAAGTGTAGTGCATCTGCATTAGTACAAGACGGTGTTTTATTTTGTAGTACTTTAGGGTTTTCAGAAGCTATGAAGCTGTTGTTTATCTATGAAAATAAAATGCCAAAGAACATAGTATTTTTAACTGATAATCCTGAAGAAATCAAAACTTTAGGACGAGAATGTATAGATTTGGGGATCAAATTTTTTGGCTTAGTGTATTATCCTGCTGCAGAAAGCATATTTTCCTATGTTTACCCTTATTCAGCAGCGGTTGAGATTCAAGAAGAACATGCGTTGAAAGTTATCTCCGATGCTACAGCGCAATTATCGCTAGATTCTCTTAATCAAAAGAGTTAACATTATTTACTTGAAACAAGCCTTATAGTATCCTCTCTGTCCCCCTGAGAGGGTGCTTAGGGCCCTTTTTTAGTTTTACTCACATAGTGAATCCTTAGGTTGCTTTATATAAAAAAATATTTCCATCCTAAAGGGATGCTCCGTACAATAAAATAATTTTTTGTCTTTGAGAGCATTGCTATGAAGGTAATATTTTTTATCTCAATTTTCTTTTCAGTATTTTCCTTAGAAGCAAGTATTATCAAAGTGTCTGATATACAAGCTGTGAATAAATACGCAAGAAAAGGTTCGTTAGTTTTATTAGGCTTGGACGAAACTCTTGTCTTCCCTAAACAAATGCTTGGAACCAACTCTTGGTTTAACGAACGTCTAGAAAATCTAAAAAAAGAAGAGTCTGATTATGATCCTATGGCAAAGGCGTTTGGCGAAAGAATTGCTGTGTCATTTGCTGTAGAGTATGAGCTTATTCATCCCGAAGTTCCTAAAGCTATAGAAACTTTAGCTTTATCTGAAGCTTGGGTAATGGGAGTGTCTCAATTTCCTCTCCCCATGGCGAATCATTTCCTTCGTTCTGCCGAAGCTTTAGGTGTCGTGTTTTCTTCATGCTTACCAGCCCGTAGTGATGGGTGGATGCAACATCGAAAACACTGGGTAGACCTCAACATATGATGTTTATAGAAGAGCAAGTACTCTTTACTGGAGGGCTTGTTAACGGCATCACCATGGAAGAAGTTCTTTCCACTTTATTTTCAACTTTAGAAACCTTGCCACAACAAGTGATCTATGTGGATCAGAACAAGGAGAACCTGATTTCTGCAGAAGCAGCATGTAAGCAAGCAAATGTGTATTTTATAGGGATGCTCTATAATCCTGCGGTAAAACGGGTCAAGAGCTATAAATCTGACATTGCTAACCTGCAGTGGTTGCAATTATGTAACCAACTCTCCGATAGGTATTTTCAGTCTTTGCTGACCTATGTCATTGGTCCAGAGGGGCAAGGATAGTATTTTAAAAAAGTTAGGGAAAAGCCCTTAGGATAAAACCATGGGCTGATTCCCTAAACTTGAATTCTTCAGAAAGAAATACATAACGGAAGAGAAGGGATTCGAACCCCCGGTTCCTTTAAGAGAACTTCTGATTTCGAATCAGATGCATTCGACCACTCTGCCACTCTTCCTTGAGAGCACTAGTGTAGGTATTCCTCGCTAGGAAATCAAGCCCAACCATAATTTTCTTCTATTCTTAAAACGCTAAAAACACGCGAGTGTGCCTTGCGATCTCTTGTCATGGTGTTGGAGACGTCCTACAGTCATCTCAAGAGCGATTGTATTGAAAATCAATAAGATGGGAATCTTTATTATTATTTGCTTAAATTGAAATGAAATTAATTAGAATTATGGCTTTATGTATAAGCAATTTAATAAAAATTGAATGATAAAATCATATTAAAAGTACGTTTTTTGATCTAAAATGGAGTATAGATTTTTGGTTTTTTTATTTTATCATGTCGCAGCCGCTATATACGAACAGACTTATTACTGAAAAATCACCGTATTTGCTTCTTTATGCTCATACGCCGGTAAATTGGTATCCTTGGTGTAGCGAGGCTTTTGACCTGGCTGTGAAAGAGGATAAGCCCATTTTTCTTTCTATTGGTTGTGCACATTCTCGATGGTGTCAGGTTATGCTTCAGGAAAGCTTCGAAAATCCTGAAATTGCCGCAATACTCAACGAGAATTTTATTAATATTAAGGTAGATAAAGAAGAATTGCCTCATGTGGCGAATCTTTATTTTGATCTCGCACAAATGCTTTCGATATCAGAAGAACATCAAAGTTCTCCTTCTTGGCCATTAAATGTATTTTTAACTCCAGATCTTCTGCCTTTTTTCTCCGCAAATTATTTGGCGGCAGAAGGGAAATTAGGGCTACCGTCGTTTTCACAGACGATAGAAAGGCTGAATTTGATGTGGGAGAATCCTGAGGAAAGAGATGTGCTTGTTCGTCAAGCTCATAAGATTCTTGAGATTGCTTCATTTATAGAAAGATGCGCAAGAAAAGAAATGTTAGAAGAGGGGATCCTCCGAAAAACAGTAGAGGCAATATACCACGATATTGATCCCCACTATGGAGGAGTAAAAGCATTTCCCAAAACCCCACCAGCTTTGTTGAGCCAGTTTCTTTTGCGTTATGGTGTAGAGTACCAAGATAATAGAAGTCTATTTTTTGTAGATCGTTCTTTGGACATGATGGCAAAAGGAGGGATTTTCGATCATTTAGGTGGGGGATTTTATTGCTACACCATTGATGATAAATGGTTGATTCCATGTTTTGAAAAACGTCTGATCGATAACTCTTTCTTGTTATTGGATTATTTGGATGCTTGGGTATGTATGAAAAAACCTGAGTATCGTTCTATAGCTAAGCAAACGCTCCATTACATTCTTTCTGAGCTCTATAATCCTGAGGTGGGAGCCTTCTATACTTCAGAACATGGAGAACGTTGGGGGGATACTGAGGGAAGATACGCCACTTGGTCCGGAGAGGAAATCCGCGAAGTCCTGGGAGAAAATGCCGAGATCTTTTGTGAATACTATGGGATTTCTAGAGAGGGATTTTGTAATGGAAGAAATATTCTTCACATTCCTTCGCATATTGATATCGAAGAGATCACCGATAAGTATGGTTGCACAATAGAAGAATTCCATGAGATTATCGATAGGCTTAAAGAAAAATTGCTCATACATAGAAATAAGAAAGCACGGCCTTTCAAAGATGACCAATCTCTTGCTTTTCAAAATGGTTGGATGGTCTACACGCTAGCCTATGCAGGAAGAATCCTCGGTGATTTTTCCTACATCAGTATTGCGAAAAAGTGTGGCGAGTTCATTTGTAAAAATTTATGTAAGCATTCCATTTTATTGCGTAGATGGCGCGATGGCGACGCAAAATACTCAGGAGGATTGGAAGACTACGCCGGGGTGATTTTAGGAGCCATAGCTCTTTACGAAACGGGTTGTGGAGCGCAGTGGTTATTATTAGCTGAAGATCTTATGAAAGAGGTAATTGTCTCCTTTCGTTCGGAAAGTGGGGGATTTTACACCACAGATGGTAGGGACTCTGCATTACTGTTAAAACAAGAAAATCTCTCTGATGGTGAAACCATTTCGGGAAATGCTCTTATTTGCCAAGCTTTGATCAAATTGCATATGCTTACAGAAAAGAAACATTACCTTACCTATGCGGAAGATATCCTACAGATTGCACAAGCTCGATGGCATACCCACAAGTTTTCTTCTTTAGGGAATCTCATAGCCGCACAAGCATATTTTTCACGTAATCATCAAAAAATCCTTATTTCCTTAGCCAATGATCATGATCGTGAGGAAATCTTATCCTGCTTAGCAGGATTGTTCCTTCCTCATATCTCTATTGTTTGGATGCGGGAAAAAGAGCGTGAATCCTTAGAAGAGATTCTTCCTGAATATGAACACTGTCTAATCCCTAAGGAAGGGCAAACATCCACAGTGATTTGCTTATTAGAGTCCGGAGTAGGGAGGAAATTCTCCAACATTGAAGAGTTTCGCACCTACATGAATTCAAAATAATTCTTTGTCTTTCATTTATTTGTGAGAAGATTTCTTCTCGAAGTGGTCAAAATTTGGTTAATTTCTTATAGTTAGTCCCTAGACATGTCAACCAGTAGGGAGTAGCAAATCATGAAGAACAAAACACTAAGCGTTTTCTCTTTGGTCGGTTTGGTTTGTTTACCGGGATGTTTACTAGGGCATGAAGGTTCTCTTCCTACTCAACAGCGCGAGTATCCCTACCATAACGAAAAGATTCCTGAGGAACCCGCAGGAATAGCGATTCATGATCGTGTGTTATTTAAAATAGATGACGATACCGTTGTTACTACTTTAGATGTGATCCAGAAGTTAAATCTTCTTTTTGCTTCTTCCTACCCCCAACTTATGGAGTCTTACCCCGCACGTTCGCAGTACTACACAGCTATGTGGCCGGTAGTTTTAGAATCTGTAATTGACGAATTTCTCATGGTTGCCGACGCTAAAGCTAAAAAAATCCAAGTCGACCCTACTACAGTGAATCAGGAAGTCGAAGCGATGTTCGGTAGAGATTTATCTTTCTTTTACGTGCATTTCGACATGACCCCTGACGATGTATTTAAAGTAGTTCATCGTACATTGGTAGCGCAAAGAGTGATGGGAATGATGGTGCGCTCTAAGGTAATGCTTAAGATTACTCCGGGGAAAATCCGAGAGCATTACAACCAGTTGGCTGAAGAAGCTGCAAAAACTACACTATGGAAATACCGAGTAGTGACGATTAAAGCCGCCACAGAATCCCTATCTAGTCAAATTGCCGATAAGATATGCGCGCGGTTAAATGAAACACAAAGTTGGAATAAAGAGCGCTTATCTGCACTGGCTCTATCTCAAGGGGGACAATTTGTCTGTTCTGAAGAGTTTATACGTAATGATAAAGAATTGTCAGATGCTCATAAAATGGAATTATCTAGTGTGAACTATCCCCTGGCGATGTGCAGTCAACCAAAAGCTCATAAATCAGGGCATAAGCTCTATGTGCTGCTTGAAAAATCTACAATGCCTATGCAGCCCTTGGAAGAAATAGAAACTCAGATTAAGCAAACGTTATTTATGAATTATGCGGAGAGTATAGAAAGTCAGTATAAAAAGAAATTGCGTGCGCGCTATGGCTTTGACTCATCGATGATTGCTAAGTTGCTTTCTGAAGAAGCTCCACCTCTATTTTCATTACTTTAGGAGATCGTTTGTCACGCAGTTCTCCTGAACAACTTACCCGCTTTTTAGCTGAAGTTCATGGCCATCCTAAAAAAGGCCTTTCACAGAACTTTTTGATAGATGGGAATATTCTAAGGAAGATCCTTGCTGTTTCTTGTGTACAGGCAGGGGATTGGGTATTAGAAATCGGCCCCGGATTCGGAGCTCTTACCGAAGTACTCGTGAATCAAGGAGCTCATGTCGTTGCTTTAGAAAAGGATCCTATGTTTGAGGAAACATTAAAGCAACTTCCCATACATCTAGAAATCACAGATGCTTGTAAATATCCTTTGTCACAACTTCAAGATAAGGGATGGCAAGGAAAAGGACGCGTTGTTGCTAACCTGCCCTATCATGTTACCACACCTTTATTAACAAAGTTATTTTTAGAAGTTCCTAACCAGTGGAAAACGGTTACGGTAATGATCCAAGATGAAGTCGCGCGACGTATTAAAGCGCAACCCGGAGGTAAAGAATACGGATCATTAACTATCTTTTTACAATTTTTCGTTGATGTGCGCTACGCTTTTAAAGTGAGCCCAGGATGCTTTTTACCAAAACCGCAGGTATCCTCAGCGGTTGTTCATATGACAGTAAAAGATCGCTTTCCTCTTGAAGAACCTCTCCGT is a genomic window of Chlamydia psittaci 6BC containing:
- a CDS encoding thioredoxin domain-containing protein, producing the protein MSQPLYTNRLITEKSPYLLLYAHTPVNWYPWCSEAFDLAVKEDKPIFLSIGCAHSRWCQVMLQESFENPEIAAILNENFINIKVDKEELPHVANLYFDLAQMLSISEEHQSSPSWPLNVFLTPDLLPFFSANYLAAEGKLGLPSFSQTIERLNLMWENPEERDVLVRQAHKILEIASFIERCARKEMLEEGILRKTVEAIYHDIDPHYGGVKAFPKTPPALLSQFLLRYGVEYQDNRSLFFVDRSLDMMAKGGIFDHLGGGFYCYTIDDKWLIPCFEKRLIDNSFLLLDYLDAWVCMKKPEYRSIAKQTLHYILSELYNPEVGAFYTSEHGERWGDTEGRYATWSGEEIREVLGENAEIFCEYYGISREGFCNGRNILHIPSHIDIEEITDKYGCTIEEFHEIIDRLKEKLLIHRNKKARPFKDDQSLAFQNGWMVYTLAYAGRILGDFSYISIAKKCGEFICKNLCKHSILLRRWRDGDAKYSGGLEDYAGVILGAIALYETGCGAQWLLLAEDLMKEVIVSFRSESGGFYTTDGRDSALLLKQENLSDGETISGNALICQALIKLHMLTEKKHYLTYAEDILQIAQARWHTHKFSSLGNLIAAQAYFSRNHQKILISLANDHDREEILSCLAGLFLPHISIVWMREKERESLEEILPEYEHCLIPKEGQTSTVICLLESGVGRKFSNIEEFRTYMNSK
- a CDS encoding DUF2608 domain-containing protein, whose translation is MMFIEEQVLFTGGLVNGITMEEVLSTLFSTLETLPQQVIYVDQNKENLISAEAACKQANVYFIGMLYNPAVKRVKSYKSDIANLQWLQLCNQLSDRYFQSLLTYVIGPEGQG
- a CDS encoding DUF2608 domain-containing protein, which translates into the protein MISLLKYLPKVSILIVATLGTLTTAEAAKKKHVPMTMVYSFDEVFTHLEKNKEDTLFCINVDSVIQHKYIGSPGWYQNRLSRLSKRFGDFFKAKKRVAEEQVLIDTLVSKECLELNVADRFSQILSECSCSLLGVSSLGIESVSSTLKSLKECGIELYSRAFPTEDFFLETTQKCSASALVQDGVLFCSTLGFSEAMKLLFIYENKMPKNIVFLTDNPEEIKTLGRECIDLGIKFFGLVYYPAAESIFSYVYPYSAAVEIQEEHALKVISDATAQLSLDSLNQKS
- a CDS encoding DUF2608 domain-containing protein → MKVIFFISIFFSVFSLEASIIKVSDIQAVNKYARKGSLVLLGLDETLVFPKQMLGTNSWFNERLENLKKEESDYDPMAKAFGERIAVSFAVEYELIHPEVPKAIETLALSEAWVMGVSQFPLPMANHFLRSAEALGVVFSSCLPARSDGWMQHRKHWVDLNI
- the rsmA gene encoding 16S rRNA (adenine(1518)-N(6)/adenine(1519)-N(6))-dimethyltransferase RsmA, coding for MSRSSPEQLTRFLAEVHGHPKKGLSQNFLIDGNILRKILAVSCVQAGDWVLEIGPGFGALTEVLVNQGAHVVALEKDPMFEETLKQLPIHLEITDACKYPLSQLQDKGWQGKGRVVANLPYHVTTPLLTKLFLEVPNQWKTVTVMIQDEVARRIKAQPGGKEYGSLTIFLQFFVDVRYAFKVSPGCFLPKPQVSSAVVHMTVKDRFPLEEPLRTKFFSLTRAAFGQRRKLLANALKDLYPKERVFEALSQLNFSDKTRPETLSLDDYLKLFELLSLHA